Proteins encoded by one window of Panicum virgatum strain AP13 chromosome 7N, P.virgatum_v5, whole genome shotgun sequence:
- the LOC120682311 gene encoding proline-rich receptor-like protein kinase PERK9 isoform X1: protein MMASPSPHMMLLLFLTSALLAAAVRPATSSSSPPPSGTSPEHVPTFCSGQAPDSNNSSSSLAVDAVFREDEYTATVVFNATPPRLPAPAAHPPPLAPPPAGHTPPPRLPPPAAVHSPLAPPAGYSPRPPPAASPVETQLAQQSHGKKTPKTLIMLILSIATGIVVITVILLVHIWYRRRKHSNKMQHVVAAGIPGENMYDQEDGQWSMEDEEDKDGERMTCQLYSYQVLEAATCHFSNRNKLGSGGFGTVYKGILANGREVAVKRLRDSKRNLQELEREISIVATLCHKNLVRFLGYCFQDEGKFLVYEYVPNNSLDKFGYKACSQSQKLEWATWFNIILGVARGLQFLHDKGIIHRDLKPHNVLLDENVTPKIADFDLMRTYDKQKTHESTEKVAGTFGYIAPECTSGRKFLLSIKSDVYSYGVLVLEVITGHKIYTFEGQKSEGLVEYVWQHWEEKRAGDIMDDDLLGVAGQELAARQAQRCVHVALLCVQSDRSRRPTMGQVIAMLTSDDGGMELPEPSLPGYLVVVHPRALVRLPCLGYR, encoded by the exons gtccggcaCCTCGCCGGAGCACGTACCGACCTTCTGCTCCGGGCAGGCTCCTGACTCCAacaactcctcctcctccctggctGTCGACGCCGTGTTCCGCGAGGACGAGTACACGGCGACCGTCGTGTTCAACGCGACCCCACCGCGTTTGCCTGCGCCGGCTGCACATCCTCCTCCCCTtgcgccgccccctgccggtcATACCCCACCACCGCGTTTGCCTCCGCCGGCTGCAGTACATAGTCCCCTTGCGCCCCCTGCAGGTTATTCGCCACGGCCTCCACCAGCCGCATCGCCCG ttGAAACACAGCTCGCGCAACAAAGCCACGGGAAGAAGACGCCGAAGACACTCATAATGCTGATCCTTTCTATTGCAACCGGAATAGTGGTTATCACCGTCATCCTTCTTGTACACATCTGGTATCGTCGTCGAAAGCATTCAAATAAGATGCAACATGTCGTAG CAGCTGGCATTCCAGGTGAGAACATGTATGACCAAGAAGACGGGCAATGGAGCATGGAAGATGAAGAGGACAAGGATGGAGAGAGAATGACCTGCCAACTCTACAGCTACCAAGTTCTTGAGGCTGCAACATGTCACTTCTCAAATAGAAACAAGCTAGGGAGTGGTGGATTTGGAACAGTGTACAAG GGCATACTTGCGAACGGAAGAGAAGTGGCGGTGAAAAGACTCAGGGATTCCAAGCGGAACCTGCAAGAACTTGAGAGGGAGATCTCCATCGTGGCCACTTTGTGCCATAAGAACCTCGTTAGGTTTTTAGGGTACTGCTTCCAAGACGAAGGGAAGTTTCTCGTCTACGAGTATGTACCCAATAATAGCCTCGACAAATTCGGGTACAAAG CATGTTCCCAGTCACAGAAGCTAGAATGGGCTACATGGTTCAACATCATCTTAGGGGTCGCCCGTGGCCTCCAGTTTCTCCATGACAAGGGAATCATTCATAGAGATTTGAAGCCACACAATGTACTTCTCGATGAAAACGTCACCCCCAAGATCGCCGACTTCGATCTCATGAGGACGTACGATAAACAGAAGACCCACGAGAGCACGGAGAAGGTCGCCGGAACATT TGGTTACATAGCGCCTGAATGCACGTCCGGCCGGAAGTTCCTGCTGTCGATCAAGTCCGACGTGTACAGCTACGGCGTCCTGGTGCTGGAGGTCATCACCGGCCACAAGATCTACACGTTCGAAGGCCAAAAATCCGAAGGCCTCGTCGAATAC GTGTGGCAGCACTGGGAAGAGAAGAGAGCAGGAGACATCATGGACGACGACCTGCTGGGCGTCGCGGGCCAAGAGCtcgcggcgcggcaggcacagAGGTGCGTGCACGTCGCGCTGCTCTGCGTGCAGTCAGATCGGTCAAGGAGGCCGACCATGGGGCAGGTCATCGCCATGCTGACAAGTGACGACGGCGGGATGGAGCTGCCAGAGCCGTCTCTGCCCGGGTACCTTGTCGTCGTCCACCCAAGGGCTCTGGTCCGGCTGCCATGTCTCGGGTATAGGTAG
- the LOC120682311 gene encoding proline-rich receptor-like protein kinase PERK9 isoform X2 translates to MMASPSPHMMLLLFLTSALLAAAVRPATSSSSPPPSGTSPEHVPTFCSGQAPDSNNSSSSLAVDAVFREDEYTATVVFNATPPRLPAPAAHPPPLAPPPAGHTPPPRLPPPAAVHSPLAPPAGYSPRPPPAASPVETQLAQQSHGKKTPKTLIMLILSIATGIVVITVILLVHIWYRRRKHSNKMQHVVAGIPGENMYDQEDGQWSMEDEEDKDGERMTCQLYSYQVLEAATCHFSNRNKLGSGGFGTVYKGILANGREVAVKRLRDSKRNLQELEREISIVATLCHKNLVRFLGYCFQDEGKFLVYEYVPNNSLDKFGYKACSQSQKLEWATWFNIILGVARGLQFLHDKGIIHRDLKPHNVLLDENVTPKIADFDLMRTYDKQKTHESTEKVAGTFGYIAPECTSGRKFLLSIKSDVYSYGVLVLEVITGHKIYTFEGQKSEGLVEYVWQHWEEKRAGDIMDDDLLGVAGQELAARQAQRCVHVALLCVQSDRSRRPTMGQVIAMLTSDDGGMELPEPSLPGYLVVVHPRALVRLPCLGYR, encoded by the exons gtccggcaCCTCGCCGGAGCACGTACCGACCTTCTGCTCCGGGCAGGCTCCTGACTCCAacaactcctcctcctccctggctGTCGACGCCGTGTTCCGCGAGGACGAGTACACGGCGACCGTCGTGTTCAACGCGACCCCACCGCGTTTGCCTGCGCCGGCTGCACATCCTCCTCCCCTtgcgccgccccctgccggtcATACCCCACCACCGCGTTTGCCTCCGCCGGCTGCAGTACATAGTCCCCTTGCGCCCCCTGCAGGTTATTCGCCACGGCCTCCACCAGCCGCATCGCCCG ttGAAACACAGCTCGCGCAACAAAGCCACGGGAAGAAGACGCCGAAGACACTCATAATGCTGATCCTTTCTATTGCAACCGGAATAGTGGTTATCACCGTCATCCTTCTTGTACACATCTGGTATCGTCGTCGAAAGCATTCAAATAAGATGCAACATGTCGTAG CTGGCATTCCAGGTGAGAACATGTATGACCAAGAAGACGGGCAATGGAGCATGGAAGATGAAGAGGACAAGGATGGAGAGAGAATGACCTGCCAACTCTACAGCTACCAAGTTCTTGAGGCTGCAACATGTCACTTCTCAAATAGAAACAAGCTAGGGAGTGGTGGATTTGGAACAGTGTACAAG GGCATACTTGCGAACGGAAGAGAAGTGGCGGTGAAAAGACTCAGGGATTCCAAGCGGAACCTGCAAGAACTTGAGAGGGAGATCTCCATCGTGGCCACTTTGTGCCATAAGAACCTCGTTAGGTTTTTAGGGTACTGCTTCCAAGACGAAGGGAAGTTTCTCGTCTACGAGTATGTACCCAATAATAGCCTCGACAAATTCGGGTACAAAG CATGTTCCCAGTCACAGAAGCTAGAATGGGCTACATGGTTCAACATCATCTTAGGGGTCGCCCGTGGCCTCCAGTTTCTCCATGACAAGGGAATCATTCATAGAGATTTGAAGCCACACAATGTACTTCTCGATGAAAACGTCACCCCCAAGATCGCCGACTTCGATCTCATGAGGACGTACGATAAACAGAAGACCCACGAGAGCACGGAGAAGGTCGCCGGAACATT TGGTTACATAGCGCCTGAATGCACGTCCGGCCGGAAGTTCCTGCTGTCGATCAAGTCCGACGTGTACAGCTACGGCGTCCTGGTGCTGGAGGTCATCACCGGCCACAAGATCTACACGTTCGAAGGCCAAAAATCCGAAGGCCTCGTCGAATAC GTGTGGCAGCACTGGGAAGAGAAGAGAGCAGGAGACATCATGGACGACGACCTGCTGGGCGTCGCGGGCCAAGAGCtcgcggcgcggcaggcacagAGGTGCGTGCACGTCGCGCTGCTCTGCGTGCAGTCAGATCGGTCAAGGAGGCCGACCATGGGGCAGGTCATCGCCATGCTGACAAGTGACGACGGCGGGATGGAGCTGCCAGAGCCGTCTCTGCCCGGGTACCTTGTCGTCGTCCACCCAAGGGCTCTGGTCCGGCTGCCATGTCTCGGGTATAGGTAG